From a single Sporosarcina oncorhynchi genomic region:
- the hslO gene encoding Hsp33 family molecular chaperone HslO — MSDYLLKALAFDGTIRAYAVNSTDTVGEAQEKHMVWPTATAALGRTITAGLMMGAMLKGDDKLTVKVDGNGPAGPIVVDVNAFGEVRGYITNPQTHFELSEKGKLDVRRAVGTEGMLTVVKDLGLRDFFTGQVPLVSGEIAEDFTQYFVVSEQVPSAVALGVLVNPDNSVKAAGGFILQVMPGATDETITILEQKMAAIEPISSMIDRGLTPEQILVEALGEGNVDVLEKMDVKFHCNCSKERFGNAIIGLGEKEIQDMISEDGQAQVECHFCNEKYLFTKEELEGFIDEIRTQS, encoded by the coding sequence ATGAGTGATTATTTACTAAAAGCTCTGGCTTTTGACGGAACAATCCGCGCGTATGCGGTAAATTCCACAGATACTGTAGGAGAAGCACAAGAAAAGCATATGGTATGGCCGACAGCTACAGCAGCACTTGGACGGACGATAACTGCAGGTCTTATGATGGGTGCTATGTTAAAGGGCGATGATAAGTTGACGGTGAAAGTCGACGGAAATGGTCCTGCTGGTCCCATCGTCGTGGACGTGAATGCGTTTGGTGAAGTGAGAGGATATATTACTAATCCGCAGACGCATTTCGAGCTAAGTGAAAAAGGAAAGTTGGACGTTCGCAGAGCAGTTGGTACGGAAGGCATGCTGACTGTGGTCAAAGACCTTGGACTACGTGATTTCTTTACTGGACAAGTTCCGCTAGTTTCAGGAGAAATTGCAGAAGACTTCACGCAGTACTTTGTCGTGTCTGAGCAAGTCCCATCTGCAGTGGCATTAGGTGTACTTGTCAATCCCGACAATTCGGTTAAGGCGGCAGGAGGGTTCATACTCCAAGTGATGCCGGGTGCAACGGATGAAACGATTACGATACTTGAACAGAAGATGGCTGCCATCGAACCTATCTCGAGTATGATCGACCGCGGTCTGACACCTGAACAGATTTTGGTAGAAGCGCTTGGGGAAGGAAACGTGGACGTGCTCGAGAAGATGGATGTTAAATTCCATTGCAACTGTTCCAAAGAGCGTTTCGGAAACGCTATTATCGGACTAGGTGAGAAGGAAATCCAAGATATGATTAGTGAAGATGGTCAGGCGCAGGTGGAGTGTCATTTCTGCAATGAGAAATACCTTTTCACTAAAGAAGAATTAGAAGGATTTATCGATGAAATACGGACGCAGTCATAA
- a CDS encoding type III pantothenate kinase, translating to MILVLDTGNTNIVLGVYEQGELKYHWRMETYRQKTEDEYAMAVKSLFSHVGLKFEDINGIIISSVVPTVMFPLEQMCRKYFNLRPLVVGPGLKTGLNIKYENPREVGADRIVNAVAAIHEYGNPLIIVDFGTATTFCYVNEKGEYMGGSIAPGIGISMEALFDRASKLPRVELTRPDHIIGKNTVSAMQAGIVYGYVGLVEGIVGRMKGHSKVNPTVIATGGLAELIASESKVIDIVDNFLTLKGLHLIYERNS from the coding sequence ATGATCTTAGTGTTGGATACAGGAAATACGAATATTGTCCTTGGTGTTTATGAGCAGGGTGAGTTGAAGTATCATTGGCGCATGGAAACGTATCGGCAGAAGACGGAAGATGAATATGCTATGGCTGTCAAATCGCTATTTTCTCATGTCGGTCTGAAGTTTGAAGATATCAATGGCATTATCATTTCATCCGTCGTCCCGACTGTCATGTTCCCGCTTGAACAGATGTGTAGGAAGTATTTTAATCTACGTCCGCTTGTTGTTGGACCAGGCTTGAAGACGGGTTTGAATATCAAATATGAAAATCCCCGTGAAGTGGGTGCGGACCGGATTGTTAACGCTGTTGCGGCTATTCATGAATACGGCAATCCTCTCATTATCGTCGACTTCGGAACGGCTACGACGTTCTGTTATGTGAATGAAAAAGGCGAATATATGGGTGGCTCGATTGCCCCGGGTATTGGAATCTCTATGGAAGCTTTGTTTGACAGGGCATCCAAATTACCCCGCGTCGAATTGACACGCCCCGATCATATTATCGGCAAGAACACTGTTTCTGCAATGCAAGCGGGAATTGTCTATGGCTATGTAGGTCTGGTTGAAGGTATTGTTGGCCGGATGAAAGGGCACAGTAAAGTGAATCCGACAGTCATTGCGACGGGCGGACTTGCGGAGCTGATTGCTAGCGAATCAAAAGTTATTGATATTGTAGACAACTTCTTGACATTGAAGGGTCTGCATTTGATTTATGAAAGAAATAGTTAA
- a CDS encoding peptidyl-prolyl cis-trans isomerase yields MKYGRSHNVEETATQKRKLKTKPLLYLIGILLLFNIMWFIGWLTPDKPKQTDEVVASVSGQPITREQWLTAMEKEVGQEVLLDLVNNKVMETAAKKYGIKVTDKEVDLELALITAVDGKTHSGLDVEQTRQRIRSTLILEKVLSHDVVIDDETVKAFYDENESLYTILTAYRTSVIIVPTKKEAEQALDELSKGSSFDALAKEISTDLASASLGGDIGYINADTETVDPKIYAMASKTKEGKVGDVVSLTDGMYAVVQVNEIIEGTTFSYKEVKEHIKREIALEQLPQTVNPEAFWKEFDAKWFYGK; encoded by the coding sequence ATGAAATACGGACGCAGTCATAACGTCGAGGAGACGGCTACCCAGAAGAGAAAGTTGAAGACTAAACCACTTCTCTATTTGATTGGCATCCTATTGTTGTTTAATATCATGTGGTTCATCGGTTGGTTAACCCCGGACAAGCCGAAGCAAACAGATGAAGTTGTCGCTTCTGTATCTGGCCAGCCGATTACACGGGAACAGTGGTTGACTGCAATGGAGAAAGAAGTTGGTCAGGAAGTGCTACTCGACCTAGTTAACAACAAAGTGATGGAAACGGCTGCAAAGAAATACGGTATCAAAGTAACGGACAAAGAAGTCGATCTCGAACTAGCTCTAATTACAGCCGTGGACGGAAAGACGCATTCGGGGCTTGATGTGGAGCAGACGAGACAGCGAATCCGCTCTACATTGATTCTGGAAAAGGTGTTGTCTCATGATGTCGTTATCGATGACGAGACTGTAAAAGCATTCTATGATGAAAATGAATCGCTTTACACCATTTTGACCGCCTATCGGACGTCGGTCATCATTGTCCCAACAAAGAAGGAAGCTGAACAGGCGCTAGACGAGTTGTCTAAGGGGTCGAGCTTTGATGCATTGGCAAAAGAGATTTCTACAGATTTAGCATCTGCAAGTCTAGGCGGAGATATCGGTTACATTAATGCAGACACGGAAACGGTGGATCCCAAAATTTACGCAATGGCATCCAAAACGAAAGAAGGAAAGGTCGGAGATGTCGTGAGTTTGACAGATGGCATGTATGCTGTCGTTCAAGTGAACGAAATCATTGAGGGTACGACATTTTCATATAAAGAAGTAAAAGAGCACATCAAACGTGAAATTGCGCTTGAACAGCTACCGCAAACTGTAAATCCAGAAGCGTTTTGGAAAGAATTCGATGCCAAATGGTTTTAT